The sequence AGTACATCGCCGTCGCCGGTGAATAGATGAAGGCGCCGGCCGACACCACGTTCACGATTGCGGCATGCTCGCTCTTGCGAAGATGCGGCAACGCCGCCTGAACCAGGAAAACCGGTCCCTGCAGATTGACCGCGAAAGACTTGCTCAACGCCTCCGGGGTGATCTCGGCCAACGGCAGCGCGAGCGCATTGGCAGCGTTGTTGATGACGATGTCCACCCCGCCGAACCGCTCGACCGTGGCGTCGACCAGATGCTGGATCGCATCGACATCACCGAGGTGGGTGGGCACACCGATGGCTTCGGCGCCGGCCTCTCGCAGTTGCTCCGCGGCACGCTCACAAGCCTCGCTCTTGCGGCTGGCCACCGCCACGTTGGCGCCGGCAGCGGCCAGTCCGTGCGCGAGCGACAACCCGATACCACGAGTGCCGCCTGTCACGATCGCGGTGCGTCCGGTCAGGTCGAACAACGCGTTGAGGACGGGCCTGTCCATTGGAATCTCCTCTGTCTTGGCCGAAGCGCATGAAGCGTAATTCACGTCCGACGAGCGCCCCTCCGGCGGTTCGGGGCTTAGTACTCTGTGAATCCGCGGGTCACGCCGCTACCGTGGTCAGTGGCTCAGCGGAGAGGACGCGATGTGATCACAGTCTTTCTGGTAGACGATCACGAGGTGGTACGGCGCGGCCTGATCGACCTGCTTGGCGCCGATCCCGAACTGGACGTGGTCGGCGAAGCCGGCTCGGTGGCCGAAGCCCTCGCCCGCATACCCGCGCTGAGCCCGGACGTCGCGGTGCTCGACGTCCGGCTGCCGGACGGCAACGGCATCGAACTCTGCCGTGACCTGCTCTCCCGGATGCCCGAGCTGCGGTGCCTGATCCTGACCTCCTTCACCTCCGACGAGGCGATGCTCGATGCCATCCTGGCCGGTGCCAGCGGCTACATCGTCAAGGACATCAAGGGCATGGAGCTGGCCCGCGCGGTCAAGGAAGTCGGTGCTGGACGGTCGCTGCTGGACAACCGCGCCGCAGCCGCCCTGATGGCCAAGCTGCGCGGCGCCGCCGCCAAACCCGACCCGCTGTCCGGACTGTCCGAACAGGAGCGGACACTGCTGAGCCTGCTCGCCGAGGGCCTGACCAACAAGCAGATCGCCGACCGGATGTTCCTGGCGGAGAAAACCGTCAAGAACTACGTGTCACGGCTGCTGGCCAAACTGGGCATGGAGCGTCGCACCCAGGCCGCGGTCTTCGCCACCAAACTCGAGCGCGCGCGGAATGACTGACGACGCACTTGAGGACGGCCCGAACCCCCTGCGCGACAAACTTTCTCATTTGCAGCTGCGCGAACTGCTGGTAGGCGTGCAAGACCGGGTCCAGCAGATCGTGGAAGGACGCGACCGTCTCGACGGACTGCTGGCGGCGATGCTGGCAGTCACCTCGGGTTTGGAACTCGACGAGACCCTGCGCACCATCGTGCAGACCGCCACCAACCTGGTCGAGGCCAAATACGGTGCGCTGGAAGTGCACGACCGCGACCGCCGGATGCTGCACTTCGTCTACGAAGGCATCGACGCCGAGACGTTCGCGCGGATTGGGCGGCTGCCCGAGGGCTTGGGCATCGTCGGCCTGCTGATCGACGACCCGCACCCCCTGCGACTGGACGATGTCTCCGAACACCCTGCCTCGGTGGGGTTTCCACCAAACCATCCCCCGATGCGGACGTTCCTCGGCGTACCGGTGGGCGTGCGCGGCGAGGTCGTCGGCAACCTGTACCTCACCGAAAAGGCCAACGGGCAGCCGTTCAGCGAAGACGACGAAGTGCTGGTGCAGGCGCTGGCGGCTGCCGCCGGGATCGCGATCGCCAACGCCCGGTTGTATGCCCAGGCCAAAGCGCGGCAGTCCTGGATCGAATCCACCCGTGACATCGCGACCGAACTGCTGTCCGGAACCGACCCCACCACGGTGTTCAGGTTGATCGCCGACGAGGCCAGCAAGCTCACCGGCGCCGAGTCGGCACTGGTGGCCATCCCGCTCGACGAGGACGCTCCCGAAGCCGAGATCAGCGAACTCTTGGTGGTCGAAACCATCGGGCCGACAATGGCTTCGCTGTCCGGGGAGACGATCCCCGTGGCCGGCTCGCCCGTCGGCGAGGCCTTCTCGAAGCGGGAACCGCACCGGGTCGACCGGCTGCGGTTGTCCGGTGTCGGCGCTGCCGGGCCGGCCCTGATACTGCCGCTGCGCGCCGCCGACGCGGTGGCCGGTGTGGTCGTGGTGATGCGGCACAGCACCACGGCCCCGTTCAGCATCGAGCAACTCGACATGATGGCGGCGTTCGCCGACCAGGCCGCGCTGGCCTGGCAGCTGGCCACCACGCAGCGCCGCATCCACGAACTCGACGTGGTCACCGACCGGGACCGAATCGCACGCGACCTGCACGACCATGTGATTCAACGGCTTTTCGCCGTCGGGTTGTCGTTGCAGGGCACCATTCCACGGAGCCGGGATGCCGTGGTGCAGCGCCGGCTCTCCGATGCGGTCGACGACCTGCAGGCGATCATCGGCGAGATCCGCACCACGATCTTCGACCTGCACGGCGTCGCTTCCGCGGCGACACCCTTACGGCAGCGACTGGACAACGCGGTGGCCCAATTCTCCGGGTCGGGGCTGCACACCACCGTCCAGTTCGTCGGCCCGCTGTCGGTGGTGGAGCCGGGTCTGGCCGATCACGCCGAGGCGGTGGTCTCCGAGGCGGTCAGCAATGCGGTCCGGCATTCGGGCGCCACCGCGCTGACCGTGCAGATCAAAGTCGAAGACGACTTGAGCATCGAGGTGACCGACAACGGCCGCGGAATGCCCAAGGCGATCCACCGCAGCGGCCTGGCCAACCTGGGTCGGCGCGCCGAGCAGGCCGGCGGAACCTTCAGCGTCGCATCGGCGCCCGATGGCGGGACCGTGCTGCGCTGGTCGGCTCCCCTGGTGTCGTAACGGCCCCGGCGCGCGTCAGGCGTAGACCGCCAGCCCCCGGGCTTCCCCCGGATCGGCCTCCCGGGTGTCGGCGATCAGCCATTGGACGGTGTCGTTGAGGAAGCGCCGCGGGGTCGCCGGCAGCGGGTCGGCATTGATCGGCGCCCAGCCCACCCGCAGCAGCATCTGCGGATAGCCGCTGGTGCCGAAGACGTCGCGGCGCACCGCGGCACGGGTTTCGGCGATCTCCAGTGGCTCGGTGACCGGGCAGCTGGCCAGCCCCAATGCCGTCGCGGTCAGCAGCACCACGCTGGTGGCCTCGCCGGAGCGCAGCTGCGCCAGCCGGTCGTCGGTCTCGGTTCCCAGCGCCAGCATTACCGCGCGGTCCTCGGCCGGGACGGCACCCGGCGGTTGGGCCAGTGCCGGCCCTGCGAAGAACCGGCCGGGTATCGCAGCACCGGCATCCGGCGCCGGAACACTCTCCGCCGGAACGCCGGCCACCGACCCGTAGCGCCCGCTCCAGGTGGTCAGCTCGGCAAGGTAGTCGTAGTCGGTGCGGTGCTCGAACACCGCGCGAGCCACCACCGCGTTCAGCCGGTCCAGGGCGTCGACTTGGCGCAGCATCACTCCCGCCCGCGCGGCACGCGCGCCCATCAAGGCGATGTCGGCGGCGGCCACCGGCCAGCCGCTGAAGTAGCGACGGTCGGTGCGTCGCCGCGGGATCGCCGCCGCCAGCGCAACGTCGACCTGCGAGAGGTCCTGTTCCGGGCCCGGCGGACAGAGCTCGATTGACGCCAGGTGGTCAGGGTGGGTCGGGTCGGGCAGCCGATGGACCTTGACCTGCTGACCCAACGCGGCGAACGCAACCACACAGTGGTGCAATGCCGCGCCGCAACTCAAGATCATGCCCCGGCCGTCGGGGTCGACGCTGCGCAGCTGCAGATCGGGTTCCACATACAGGTCCAGCCGGGGCGCCGACGGCGCCGGGTCCACCCGCCACCGCCACGGTTGGGAGTTGTGCACCGAAGGCGCACGGGCCGCCAGCAGTAACGCGGTTCGGATGGTCTCCCGGACCGCCGCGGCGTCCGGGTAACCCGCGAGCTGTTCATCCACGGTCCGGCCCCTTTCTTCCCTCGCGGTCCCGACCCGAATTCCCGCCGAGCCCTCAGGACCTGCCCTTTCACGATCCTCCGCGGCCCGTCGGTCCGAACAGGGCACGAAGACCCGCACCTTCGCGGCTGACTCGGGACTTCTGGCCCTGCCTACCTTTCCCGTGCGGGCGGACCATGAGAGCGGGGCGCGGGCAGGAGGACGGATCGTGGAGCAACTGACCACTCTGGACGCGGGGTTCCTTCAGGCCGAGGACTCCGACCGCCACGCCAGCCTGGCCCTGGGCGCCCTGGCCGTCCTGGAGGGCCCGGCACCGGACTACGCCACGCTGTTCTCCACCCTGGGCGCGCGAATCAGCGGCTGCCGGCGGTTCGCCCAGAAGCTGCAGCCGCACCCGCTCGACCTGGCACCGCCACACTGGGTGGACGACCCCGACTTCGACATGGCGCACCACGTCGGGCACATCGCCCTGCCGCATCCGGGTGGCGACGCCGAACTGTTCTGCTTCGTCGCCGACCAGATGGCCCGCCGACTGGACCGGGATCGGCCGCTGTGGCATATCTGGGTCATTGAGGGACTGACCGACGACCGGTGGGCGATGCTGATCCAGGTCCACCACTGCGTCGGCGACGGGATCGCCACATCGCACCTGCTCACCGGATTGTGCGACGAATGCGGCGACGCCGGCGAAGGCGTCGCCAGTTTTGCCGACCATCTTCCCGGCGCCGACGAAACTGTCTCGGCCCCCGGCCAATCCGGACTCCACGGGGTCAGCCTCAACCCGGTGAGCTGGGCTTCTGGACTATGGCATGTCTCGACCTCTATCGGCGCCGCCGCGATGCGGGCCGCGCGCGGCACCGTCGAACTGTCGGCGGGGCTGCTGCGCCCGGGCAGCACCACCTCGTTGAACGGGCCGATGAGCGCGCTGCGGCGGTACAGCGCCGCCACGGTGTCCCTCGACGACGTCAACCGGATCTGCCGGGCGTTCGACGTGACCGTCAACGATGTCGCACTGGCCGCCCTGACCGAGGCCTACCGCGGCATGCTGGACCGCCGCGGCGAACACCCGGACGCCGAGACGCTGCGCACCCTGGTACCGGTGTCCACCCGCTCGGGAGATGCCTCCGGCCGGACCGACAACCGGGTCTCGCTGATGCTGCCCTTCTTGCCGGTCGAAGAGGCGAACCCGGTGCGGCGGCTGCACCTGGTGCACGCGCGGCTGCGCCGAACCAAGGGCGCCGGGCAACATCAGGCCGGCAGCGCCCTGGTCGCAGCGACCAACCGTCTGCCGTTTCCGCTGACCGCGTGGGCGGTTCGGCTGTTGACCCGCCTGCCGCAGCACAGCGTCGCCACCGTCGCCACCAATGTGCCCGGACCGTCGCAGCCCCTGCACATCCTGGGCCGGCGGGTTGCCCAGATCTTGCCGGTGCCGCCAATAGCGCTGCAGCTGCGCACCGGGGTGGCGATGCTCAGCTACGCCGAGAATCTGTCCTTCGGCATCCTGGCCGACTACGACACCATGCCCGACATCGACGAATTCGCGCACAGTATTGAAGCCGCGGTGGCCCGCCTGGTGTCCAGCGCCAAGCGGCGCAAGAACAGCAA is a genomic window of Mycolicibacter heraklionensis containing:
- a CDS encoding WS/DGAT/MGAT family O-acyltransferase — translated: MEQLTTLDAGFLQAEDSDRHASLALGALAVLEGPAPDYATLFSTLGARISGCRRFAQKLQPHPLDLAPPHWVDDPDFDMAHHVGHIALPHPGGDAELFCFVADQMARRLDRDRPLWHIWVIEGLTDDRWAMLIQVHHCVGDGIATSHLLTGLCDECGDAGEGVASFADHLPGADETVSAPGQSGLHGVSLNPVSWASGLWHVSTSIGAAAMRAARGTVELSAGLLRPGSTTSLNGPMSALRRYSAATVSLDDVNRICRAFDVTVNDVALAALTEAYRGMLDRRGEHPDAETLRTLVPVSTRSGDASGRTDNRVSLMLPFLPVEEANPVRRLHLVHARLRRTKGAGQHQAGSALVAATNRLPFPLTAWAVRLLTRLPQHSVATVATNVPGPSQPLHILGRRVAQILPVPPIALQLRTGVAMLSYAENLSFGILADYDTMPDIDEFAHSIEAAVARLVSSAKRRKNSKNRRPLVGTG
- a CDS encoding GAF domain-containing sensor histidine kinase, whose product is MTDDALEDGPNPLRDKLSHLQLRELLVGVQDRVQQIVEGRDRLDGLLAAMLAVTSGLELDETLRTIVQTATNLVEAKYGALEVHDRDRRMLHFVYEGIDAETFARIGRLPEGLGIVGLLIDDPHPLRLDDVSEHPASVGFPPNHPPMRTFLGVPVGVRGEVVGNLYLTEKANGQPFSEDDEVLVQALAAAAGIAIANARLYAQAKARQSWIESTRDIATELLSGTDPTTVFRLIADEASKLTGAESALVAIPLDEDAPEAEISELLVVETIGPTMASLSGETIPVAGSPVGEAFSKREPHRVDRLRLSGVGAAGPALILPLRAADAVAGVVVVMRHSTTAPFSIEQLDMMAAFADQAALAWQLATTQRRIHELDVVTDRDRIARDLHDHVIQRLFAVGLSLQGTIPRSRDAVVQRRLSDAVDDLQAIIGEIRTTIFDLHGVASAATPLRQRLDNAVAQFSGSGLHTTVQFVGPLSVVEPGLADHAEAVVSEAVSNAVRHSGATALTVQIKVEDDLSIEVTDNGRGMPKAIHRSGLANLGRRAEQAGGTFSVASAPDGGTVLRWSAPLVS
- a CDS encoding Acg family FMN-binding oxidoreductase — translated: MDEQLAGYPDAAAVRETIRTALLLAARAPSVHNSQPWRWRVDPAPSAPRLDLYVEPDLQLRSVDPDGRGMILSCGAALHHCVVAFAALGQQVKVHRLPDPTHPDHLASIELCPPGPEQDLSQVDVALAAAIPRRRTDRRYFSGWPVAAADIALMGARAARAGVMLRQVDALDRLNAVVARAVFEHRTDYDYLAELTTWSGRYGSVAGVPAESVPAPDAGAAIPGRFFAGPALAQPPGAVPAEDRAVMLALGTETDDRLAQLRSGEATSVVLLTATALGLASCPVTEPLEIAETRAAVRRDVFGTSGYPQMLLRVGWAPINADPLPATPRRFLNDTVQWLIADTREADPGEARGLAVYA
- a CDS encoding SDR family NAD(P)-dependent oxidoreductase, whose translation is MDRPVLNALFDLTGRTAIVTGGTRGIGLSLAHGLAAAGANVAVASRKSEACERAAEQLREAGAEAIGVPTHLGDVDAIQHLVDATVERFGGVDIVINNAANALALPLAEITPEALSKSFAVNLQGPVFLVQAALPHLRKSEHAAIVNVVSAGAFIYSPATAMYSAAKAALVSFTRSMAAELASSRIRVNAIAPGPVNTDMVRNNPPEFIAALRASTLQQRIAEPDEMVGPVLLLVSDAGSYITGQTIHADGGMVAR
- the dosR gene encoding hypoxia response regulator transcription factor DosR/DevR; the encoded protein is MITVFLVDDHEVVRRGLIDLLGADPELDVVGEAGSVAEALARIPALSPDVAVLDVRLPDGNGIELCRDLLSRMPELRCLILTSFTSDEAMLDAILAGASGYIVKDIKGMELARAVKEVGAGRSLLDNRAAAALMAKLRGAAAKPDPLSGLSEQERTLLSLLAEGLTNKQIADRMFLAEKTVKNYVSRLLAKLGMERRTQAAVFATKLERARND